The Candidatus Limnocylindrales bacterium genome has a segment encoding these proteins:
- a CDS encoding phosphotransferase family protein, which translates to MQPHSIEHCGSTPSARSITSHRRPGRPAHRGDDPDAGRHRSGNEPTAEANQSMQTMRPSEYKTAKDAGKEAGIDGELVDFAVLSDWMDREGLPGGQITGIRLLAGGTQNVLVRFSRGGREYVLRRPPRHLRPKSNDSLRREGRVLAALAGSDVPHPGFIAGCFDEAVMGGAVFYLMEPVDGFNATTELPALHAGDAGVRHEMGLESARALSRLSRLDPAAIGLSDFGKPQGFLERQVSRWLSELESYSRHQGYPGPRIPGIERIAAWLERNRPEQGATGILHGDYHLANVMYDPASARLVAIVDWEMSTLGDPLLDLGWLLATWPDAEDVSVGAASLYVQAGGLPRRDELVRSYAEGCSRALDSLDWYVAMACFKLGIVLEGTHARAFAGKAPVEIGDMLHAITLGLFRRADRIVAGS; encoded by the coding sequence ATGCAACCGCACTCGATCGAGCACTGCGGTTCGACTCCATCGGCGCGCTCGATTACGAGCCACCGGAGGCCTGGCAGGCCGGCACACCGCGGCGACGATCCGGACGCCGGCCGGCATCGCAGCGGGAACGAGCCGACCGCCGAAGCCAACCAGAGCATGCAGACCATGCGTCCGTCCGAATACAAGACCGCGAAAGATGCCGGGAAGGAAGCGGGAATCGACGGCGAGCTCGTCGATTTCGCCGTTCTTTCGGACTGGATGGATCGCGAGGGCCTGCCGGGCGGCCAGATCACCGGCATCCGGCTGCTGGCCGGGGGCACGCAGAACGTGCTCGTGCGGTTTTCCCGCGGCGGCCGCGAATACGTGCTTCGCCGCCCGCCCCGCCACCTTCGTCCGAAGAGCAACGATTCACTGCGACGCGAGGGCCGCGTGCTGGCCGCGCTCGCCGGCAGCGACGTGCCGCACCCCGGTTTCATCGCCGGCTGCTTCGACGAAGCGGTGATGGGCGGCGCCGTGTTCTACCTGATGGAGCCCGTCGATGGCTTCAATGCGACGACGGAGCTTCCGGCGCTTCATGCCGGCGATGCCGGCGTTCGCCATGAAATGGGACTCGAATCCGCGCGCGCGCTGTCGCGACTGTCGCGTCTGGATCCCGCCGCGATCGGCCTTTCCGACTTCGGAAAGCCGCAGGGCTTTCTCGAGCGCCAGGTATCGAGGTGGCTGTCCGAGCTCGAGTCGTACTCGCGGCATCAGGGCTATCCCGGGCCTCGCATTCCCGGCATCGAGCGCATCGCCGCGTGGCTCGAGCGCAATCGTCCCGAGCAGGGAGCGACCGGCATTCTTCACGGCGACTATCATCTCGCCAACGTGATGTACGACCCGGCGAGCGCGCGGCTGGTGGCCATCGTCGACTGGGAGATGTCGACGCTCGGAGATCCGCTGCTCGATCTCGGCTGGCTGCTCGCGACGTGGCCCGACGCCGAAGACGTCTCGGTCGGCGCGGCGTCGCTCTACGTGCAGGCCGGTGGTCTGCCGCGGCGCGACGAGCTCGTGCGGAGCTATGCCGAGGGCTGCAGTCGCGCGCTCGATTCGCTCGACTGGTACGTCGCAATGGCGTGCTTCAAGCTCGGCATCGTCCTCGAAGGAACCCACGCCCGCGCTTTCGCCGGCAAGGCACCGGTCGAAATCGGCGACATGCTGCACGCAATCACGCTCGGACTTTTCCGGCGCGCCGACCGGATCGTAGCGGGCAGCTGA
- a CDS encoding MBL fold metallo-hydrolase, with protein MRILRIFVALVAGLLVVAGTWLAWQWNLRPSVYGYASELAIAPADSAAGADGLRVTFLGVSTLLFRDAKTAVMTDGFFTRPGLVRTALGRIEPDAERIDAALKMAGIEHLDAIVTGHSHYDHAMDTADVASRTGAVIVGSESTANTARGRDFPESRIHVVRGTETLSFGDLTVTVVPSRHFPHGQGMGEITRPLATPARVTEYLEGGSFSIFVERAGRTALVQSSAGYVEGALAGRKADVVFLGIGLLGTKDDAYRDAYWRETVAAVGAKRVIPIHWDDFTRGLEQPLVALPFLLDRVDVAMAFVRERAGRDRIDVRWPAVAEPFDPFEGLAAAASSGNPP; from the coding sequence ATGCGCATCCTCAGAATATTTGTTGCGCTGGTGGCCGGGCTTCTCGTCGTGGCAGGAACCTGGCTTGCGTGGCAGTGGAACCTGCGGCCGTCCGTTTATGGTTACGCGTCCGAGCTCGCGATCGCGCCTGCGGATTCTGCGGCCGGCGCCGACGGTCTGCGCGTGACGTTCCTCGGCGTGTCCACGCTCCTGTTTCGTGATGCGAAGACCGCCGTGATGACCGATGGATTTTTCACGCGTCCGGGCCTCGTGCGCACCGCGCTCGGCAGGATCGAACCGGATGCGGAGCGGATCGACGCCGCGCTGAAGATGGCCGGGATCGAGCATCTGGACGCCATCGTCACCGGGCACTCGCACTACGATCATGCGATGGACACGGCCGATGTCGCGTCACGGACCGGCGCCGTGATCGTCGGCTCCGAGAGCACGGCCAATACCGCACGTGGGCGCGATTTTCCGGAAAGTCGCATCCATGTGGTGCGCGGCACCGAGACGCTGAGCTTTGGTGATCTTACGGTCACTGTGGTTCCGTCGCGCCACTTTCCCCACGGACAGGGCATGGGCGAGATCACCAGGCCGCTCGCCACTCCCGCACGTGTCACGGAGTATCTCGAAGGCGGAAGCTTCTCGATCTTCGTCGAACGCGCGGGCCGCACTGCGCTGGTCCAGTCGAGCGCCGGCTATGTCGAAGGTGCGCTTGCAGGACGCAAGGCCGACGTCGTGTTTCTCGGAATCGGCCTTCTCGGGACCAAGGACGATGCGTACCGCGATGCGTACTGGCGCGAGACCGTCGCTGCCGTCGGTGCAAAGCGGGTGATTCCGATCCACTGGGACGATTTTACGCGCGGCCTCGAGCAGCCGCTCGTTGCACTTCCGTTCCTGCTCGACAGGGTCGACGTCGCAATGGCGTTCGTGCGCGAGCGCGCCGGCCGCGACAGGATCGACGTTCGCTGGCCGGCCGTCGCCGAGCCGTTCGATCCGTTCGAAGGGCTGGCCGCTGCAGCAAGCAGCGGGAACCCGCCGTGA